A window of Akkermansiaceae bacterium contains these coding sequences:
- the mce gene encoding methylmalonyl-CoA epimerase yields the protein MITKIDHLGVAVKSLEAVIPYYEDVLGLTCEGREEVESQKVRTAFFAAGDVHIELLEPTSEESPIAKFIEKNGEGIHHIAFATDDITGQLDQAKEKGARLIHEVPFAGAGDKLVAFLHPKSTFGVLTEFCQDAK from the coding sequence ATGATTACAAAAATAGACCACTTGGGAGTCGCCGTGAAGTCGTTGGAAGCCGTTATTCCATACTACGAGGATGTATTGGGATTAACGTGTGAAGGAAGGGAGGAAGTCGAATCCCAGAAAGTCCGCACCGCCTTTTTCGCCGCTGGTGATGTCCATATCGAACTTCTTGAGCCTACCTCTGAAGAAAGCCCGATTGCCAAATTCATCGAGAAAAACGGTGAGGGCATCCACCACATAGCATTTGCCACGGACGATATCACCGGCCAGCTTGACCAGGCCAAGGAAAAGGGCGCCCGCCTGATCCACGAAGTGCCATTCGCCGGGGCAGGGGACAAACTCGTCGCCTTCCTTCACCCTAAATCCACTTTCGGAGTTCTCACCGAGTTCTGCCAGGATGCCAAATAA
- a CDS encoding acyl-CoA carboxylase subunit beta, which translates to MAIEPALLEKLHDRREEALLGGGQDRIDKRHEKGQLTARERLDAFFDGGNYIEFGMHAHHSCTNFGLEKRKMPGDGVVCATGTVDGRSVAAFAQDFTVGGGAVGRIHAKKICDLLDFAVKAGMPVVGINDSGGARIQEGIDALSGYGQVFFRNVLLSGVVPQVSIIAGPCAGGAAYSPALTDFLIMTRQNANMFICGPDVIKAATGQTASLDQFASADAHAQVSGNIHLIANDDQHALDLGKRLLSYLPSNNAADPPHCLTEQIALSEDPGMREIIPADSRSPLDMQQVIARITDPGSWFEIMPDFAPNMLIGFARIEGMVIGIVANQPTVKAGCIDIDASDKSARFIRVCNIYSIPILSLVDVPGFMPGLAQERGGIIRHGAKMLFAWASGTVPKITLICRKAYGGAYLAMCPSDLGADFVFAWPTAEIAVMGAQGAMKVLYRRELEAAEDPEALEHELRVAYSEKFASPYQAASNGMITDVIDPSASRSTLAVAFRGMLDKRESRPPKKHGNIPL; encoded by the coding sequence ATGGCCATTGAACCAGCATTACTAGAAAAACTCCACGACCGCAGAGAAGAAGCTCTGTTAGGCGGGGGGCAGGACCGAATCGACAAACGGCACGAAAAAGGTCAACTCACCGCGCGTGAGCGGCTCGACGCGTTTTTTGACGGGGGCAACTACATTGAATTCGGCATGCACGCCCACCACTCCTGCACCAACTTCGGGTTGGAAAAACGCAAGATGCCCGGTGATGGTGTCGTCTGTGCCACTGGGACGGTTGATGGCCGGAGTGTGGCCGCGTTCGCCCAGGATTTCACTGTCGGTGGTGGTGCCGTGGGACGTATTCACGCCAAGAAAATCTGTGACTTGCTCGACTTCGCGGTCAAGGCGGGTATGCCCGTCGTCGGCATCAACGACTCTGGTGGAGCCCGGATCCAGGAAGGGATCGATGCCCTTTCCGGATACGGCCAGGTATTCTTTCGCAACGTGCTTCTATCCGGTGTAGTGCCGCAGGTTTCCATTATCGCTGGCCCCTGCGCCGGTGGCGCTGCCTACTCTCCCGCGCTGACGGACTTTCTCATCATGACCCGTCAGAACGCGAATATGTTTATCTGCGGTCCCGACGTGATCAAGGCCGCCACGGGGCAAACCGCCTCACTTGACCAGTTTGCCAGTGCCGATGCGCATGCGCAGGTCAGCGGTAATATCCACCTCATCGCCAATGACGACCAGCACGCGCTTGACCTTGGCAAACGGTTGCTCTCCTATCTGCCTTCTAACAATGCGGCCGATCCGCCCCACTGTTTGACGGAGCAGATTGCCCTCAGCGAGGATCCCGGCATGAGGGAGATCATCCCCGCCGATTCCAGGAGCCCGCTGGACATGCAGCAGGTCATCGCCCGCATCACCGATCCTGGCAGCTGGTTTGAAATCATGCCTGATTTTGCACCTAACATGCTGATCGGGTTTGCCCGTATCGAAGGTATGGTCATCGGAATCGTGGCTAACCAGCCGACAGTGAAAGCTGGCTGCATCGATATCGATGCATCCGACAAGTCCGCCCGGTTTATCCGCGTCTGTAACATTTACTCGATTCCTATCCTCTCCCTGGTGGATGTTCCCGGCTTTATGCCCGGGCTGGCCCAGGAGCGTGGAGGAATAATTCGTCACGGAGCTAAAATGCTCTTTGCCTGGGCATCCGGCACGGTACCCAAGATCACCCTGATCTGCCGCAAGGCATACGGTGGTGCCTACCTCGCCATGTGCCCCAGTGACCTCGGGGCCGACTTCGTCTTTGCATGGCCCACCGCTGAGATCGCCGTGATGGGTGCCCAGGGTGCCATGAAGGTGCTCTACCGCCGTGAACTCGAGGCAGCCGAAGACCCGGAAGCCCTGGAGCATGAGCTTCGCGTGGCTTATTCGGAGAAATTCGCCTCTCCCTATCAGGCGGCCAGTAATGGTATGATCACCGACGTGATCGATCCAAGCGCATCCCGCTCTACGCTCGCCGTGGCCTTCCGTGGCATGCTCGATAAACGGGAGAGCCGCCCACCGAAGAAACACGGTAACATTCCGCTCTAA
- a CDS encoding transposase, translating into MSRHYSLKPRKFAMELRTSESCSVHGGQLAIVGLIRQSGLMGWISDYPQLEHRKNRNRGFDPEVYISTFLYNFCTGGSSLADAEALNEDKALLRLLGIKKLPDQSALGEWLRALDPAGLDALKAINRRFCTWVLKTAPANTYSYGGNELEWFFDDTQIEVSGKKFEGAAINYKGDVSLGWQTLWAGPLILECELGGQRGVSECFGRFCANSGKLRKKGKHYLYADSGSSDGEDLEHAAKHFTRHSISYNKWTSPLERMAGGLPEESWGESELTHWRGGIKHLVSYSWVRHQPSGCRQAHNFAALRHKREDDMFWSYCFVEVEEGRGHTAAQSRAAFERHRLKGECERRFGEVLSDLGLHRPPCHSLSANDGWYSLGALAYNILGALKLLVLPEKDLAKRPRTVMQRLLLLPMEIKRHARQLKAVVYICHERMKAWRQIFEEWMPDHRLMYPKA; encoded by the coding sequence ATGTCACGACACTACTCCCTGAAGCCGCGCAAGTTTGCAATGGAGCTAAGAACCTCGGAATCATGCTCGGTGCATGGAGGGCAACTGGCCATTGTCGGCTTGATCCGGCAAAGCGGACTAATGGGCTGGATCAGTGATTACCCGCAGCTCGAGCACCGCAAGAACCGCAACCGGGGCTTTGATCCCGAAGTCTACATCAGCACCTTTCTCTACAACTTCTGCACAGGAGGAAGCAGCCTGGCGGATGCGGAGGCTCTCAATGAAGACAAGGCACTGCTAAGGCTGTTAGGAATAAAAAAACTGCCCGACCAGAGCGCCCTGGGCGAATGGCTCCGGGCTCTGGACCCCGCGGGCCTTGATGCCCTCAAGGCGATCAACCGCCGGTTTTGCACATGGGTGCTCAAGACGGCTCCGGCCAATACATACAGCTACGGTGGCAACGAACTCGAATGGTTTTTCGATGATACCCAGATCGAAGTCAGCGGTAAAAAATTTGAAGGTGCCGCAATCAACTACAAGGGGGATGTATCGCTTGGTTGGCAGACGTTGTGGGCCGGGCCTCTCATCCTCGAATGCGAACTCGGGGGACAGCGCGGAGTAAGCGAGTGTTTCGGCAGGTTCTGCGCTAACAGCGGTAAGCTGCGTAAAAAAGGAAAACACTATCTCTACGCCGACAGCGGCAGCAGTGACGGGGAGGATCTTGAACACGCGGCCAAACACTTCACCCGCCACAGCATCAGCTACAACAAATGGACAAGTCCCCTGGAACGCATGGCCGGAGGACTTCCCGAGGAAAGTTGGGGCGAGTCCGAACTTACCCACTGGCGTGGAGGAATCAAACATCTCGTATCCTACAGCTGGGTAAGACACCAGCCCTCGGGCTGTAGGCAAGCGCATAACTTTGCGGCCCTGCGTCACAAACGGGAAGACGACATGTTCTGGAGCTACTGCTTCGTCGAAGTTGAAGAAGGACGGGGTCACACAGCGGCCCAATCCAGGGCAGCCTTTGAACGTCACCGGCTCAAGGGTGAGTGTGAACGCCGCTTTGGCGAAGTGCTCAGTGATCTAGGGCTTCACAGGCCGCCCTGCCACAGTCTCAGCGCCAACGACGGATGGTATAGCCTCGGGGCGTTGGCCTACAACATCCTCGGGGCCCTCAAGCTGTTGGTGTTGCCTGAAAAAGACCTGGCCAAGCGTCCGCGCACGGTGATGCAGCGGCTGTTGTTATTGCCCATGGAAATCAAGCGTCATGCCCGCCAACTCAAGGCGGTGGTTTACATCTGTCATGAGAGGATGAAAGCTTGGCGGCAGATCTTTGAGGAATGGATGCCGGATCACCGGCTGATGTATCCAAAGGCCTGA
- a CDS encoding acetyl-CoA carboxylase biotin carboxyl carrier protein subunit, translating to MKQLRITVEGKAYDVQVEVLDEGAGSPTIQPVAPVAAAAAPVAAPAPAQAPAAADGDITSPLAGVVQSVAVAAGASVKAGDLIITLEAMKMFTEINAPSDGTVTAIHCKAGDAVDEGQPLYTIG from the coding sequence ATGAAACAACTCCGTATCACAGTAGAAGGCAAAGCCTATGATGTCCAAGTAGAAGTGCTCGATGAGGGCGCCGGTTCCCCGACCATCCAACCAGTGGCTCCCGTGGCCGCTGCCGCCGCTCCGGTGGCTGCTCCTGCTCCTGCCCAGGCACCGGCCGCGGCCGATGGTGACATCACCAGCCCCTTGGCAGGCGTTGTGCAGTCCGTGGCTGTTGCCGCAGGGGCATCCGTCAAAGCCGGCGATTTGATCATCACCCTTGAAGCCATGAAAATGTTCACCGAGATCAACGCTCCCAGCGATGGTACTGTGACAGCCATTCACTGCAAGGCAGGCGATGCTGTTGACGAAGGTCAGCCGCTTTACACGATTGGATAA
- a CDS encoding serine/threonine protein kinase — protein MTDRYEIIKLISKDPAGGMYLAQDTTLERKVVFRHIDADHNDDRPRSWAKEFATFSGKLCALQHPNLLTIYDVSVDDDGVSIVTQYVEGQSLAERLEQGPLKQMGAYRMASDLLEGLHAAHESGVYHGALHTGSVKRLPKATGGHRYLLVDLGLNTLATMVKGEDIHIADPVLLAPELHDDESSPDVAADLFMLGQLCYTALAGGHPFAGQSPAECARAHLAGELPPLSEFAPDIQPDFEAWVMHLSAGDRSQRPGSIKEAMESLQKIAIDEPEPNVPGKTHAVETTLPTPSMRTTAQVVVADADVPVLQRAGQGKKQPKKTIIVIASLCALILLGLLLVVFKNPAKDSAVPSVADGVLPAVPAGVKVHLHEVGLVNTMANRKNPVTVALDTEKTLDWIVATGAPAATNRKEKEAGHYIQSIFAVGNFKEFAMKDVPVKFASGEIELIPKAATDTLKGHKAKPGDGWEVILRIPPKHKGPVVVTLYMTQRKNDFDIAVAMPDGKEVIKFSVPQQAPGVVQIPLEITAPKAGGFYSFKILAVASGPKEGFTIGFNAVHVESR, from the coding sequence ATGACGGACCGATACGAAATCATCAAACTTATCAGCAAGGATCCTGCGGGTGGGATGTACCTTGCCCAGGACACCACGTTGGAGCGCAAGGTGGTATTCCGGCATATTGATGCGGATCACAACGATGATCGACCAAGGTCGTGGGCGAAGGAATTCGCCACTTTTTCAGGGAAGTTGTGTGCCTTGCAACATCCAAATTTGCTCACGATCTATGACGTTAGTGTGGATGATGACGGCGTCTCCATCGTTACCCAGTACGTCGAGGGGCAGTCGCTGGCCGAACGCCTTGAACAAGGGCCATTAAAACAAATGGGAGCCTATCGCATGGCCTCGGATCTTCTGGAGGGTTTGCATGCGGCTCACGAATCGGGTGTATATCATGGTGCCCTGCACACGGGCTCGGTGAAAAGATTGCCCAAGGCGACCGGTGGCCATCGCTATCTGCTGGTTGACCTCGGGCTGAATACACTGGCGACGATGGTCAAGGGTGAGGATATCCATATCGCTGACCCTGTGTTGTTGGCACCCGAGCTGCATGATGATGAGAGTTCGCCCGATGTCGCGGCGGACCTTTTTATGTTAGGTCAGCTTTGTTACACCGCGCTGGCTGGTGGTCACCCGTTTGCGGGGCAATCTCCTGCGGAGTGTGCCCGTGCCCATCTGGCCGGCGAGCTGCCGCCGTTGAGTGAATTCGCCCCGGATATACAGCCTGATTTTGAAGCATGGGTGATGCACTTGTCAGCGGGTGACCGGAGCCAGCGACCGGGCTCGATCAAGGAGGCTATGGAGTCGCTGCAGAAGATCGCCATTGACGAGCCCGAGCCCAATGTGCCCGGAAAGACGCATGCCGTGGAAACAACCCTGCCTACTCCCTCCATGCGGACGACCGCCCAGGTCGTTGTTGCTGACGCAGATGTTCCCGTCCTGCAGCGGGCCGGTCAGGGAAAGAAACAGCCTAAAAAAACAATCATAGTCATCGCGTCCTTGTGTGCACTTATTCTGCTGGGGCTGTTGTTAGTGGTCTTCAAGAATCCGGCTAAGGATTCGGCGGTCCCGTCGGTTGCTGATGGAGTCCTTCCCGCTGTCCCGGCAGGAGTGAAGGTCCATCTACACGAGGTCGGGTTGGTGAACACAATGGCCAATCGGAAAAATCCTGTAACCGTGGCACTCGATACGGAAAAAACGCTCGACTGGATAGTGGCCACCGGTGCCCCGGCCGCGACGAACAGAAAGGAAAAAGAGGCCGGGCACTACATTCAGAGTATTTTTGCGGTAGGTAATTTCAAGGAGTTCGCGATGAAGGATGTGCCGGTCAAATTTGCGTCCGGCGAGATCGAGCTGATTCCCAAGGCCGCGACTGATACGCTCAAAGGCCATAAAGCCAAACCCGGCGATGGATGGGAGGTCATACTGCGTATCCCCCCCAAGCACAAGGGGCCGGTCGTTGTCACCCTTTATATGACCCAGAGGAAAAATGACTTTGATATCGCCGTAGCCATGCCCGATGGCAAAGAGGTCATCAAGTTCTCTGTTCCTCAACAAGCCCCCGGGGTTGTTCAAATCCCCTTGGAAATAACAGCACCCAAGGCGGGTGGCTTCTACAGTTTTAAAATACTCGCAGTTGCGTCCGGCCCCAAGGAGGGTTTCACCATCGGGTTCAACGCCGTGCATGTCGAAAGCCGGTAG
- a CDS encoding sodium ion-translocating decarboxylase subunit beta codes for MQALQELWQTTGFVNLEWQMLVMWLIVVVLLYLAIAKQFEPLLLVPIAMGALIINLPIEGFLMNEPVYVDGHLEEAGGLFYYFNLGIKLQIFPPLIFMGVGALTDFGPLIANPRTLLLGAAAQFGIFFTFLAAPLLGFNLAEAAAIGIIGGADGPTSIYVASKLAPDLLGAIAVAAYSYMAMVPLIQPPIMRALTTVEERKIKMKTMRKVSQLEKMIFAVVVMIFCLLVIPAAAPLIAMFFLGNVLRECKVTERLVKASQNEIINIVTIFLGLCVGLKMGGHNAEGQHMFLNGQTLSILALGIAAFGIATASGVLMAKLMNLFSKNKINPLIGSAGVSAVPMAARVSHAEGQKADSSNYLLMHAMGPNVAGVIGSALAAGYFLAMFGN; via the coding sequence ATGCAAGCACTACAAGAACTGTGGCAAACTACAGGTTTCGTAAATCTCGAATGGCAAATGTTGGTCATGTGGCTCATTGTTGTCGTTCTGCTTTACCTGGCGATCGCCAAACAATTTGAACCCCTTCTACTGGTTCCCATCGCCATGGGTGCTTTGATCATCAATCTTCCCATCGAGGGTTTTCTGATGAACGAGCCGGTCTATGTTGATGGTCATTTGGAGGAGGCCGGTGGGTTGTTCTACTACTTCAATCTGGGGATCAAACTCCAGATCTTTCCGCCGCTCATCTTCATGGGAGTCGGGGCTCTGACCGATTTTGGTCCGCTCATCGCCAACCCCCGCACCCTGCTGCTAGGCGCTGCGGCTCAGTTTGGCATCTTTTTCACCTTCCTTGCCGCGCCTCTGCTGGGCTTCAATCTTGCTGAAGCGGCGGCCATCGGCATCATCGGGGGAGCTGACGGGCCTACTTCAATCTACGTCGCATCCAAGCTTGCACCGGATTTGCTGGGTGCCATCGCCGTTGCCGCATACAGCTACATGGCCATGGTCCCCTTGATCCAACCTCCGATCATGCGTGCCCTGACCACCGTCGAGGAGCGCAAGATCAAGATGAAAACCATGCGCAAGGTCAGCCAGTTGGAAAAAATGATTTTCGCGGTGGTTGTGATGATTTTCTGCCTCCTGGTCATCCCTGCCGCAGCCCCGCTGATCGCCATGTTTTTCCTCGGCAATGTGCTTCGTGAATGTAAGGTCACCGAGCGTTTGGTCAAGGCTTCCCAAAACGAGATCATCAATATCGTCACCATCTTCCTCGGCCTCTGCGTCGGCTTGAAAATGGGCGGGCATAACGCCGAAGGCCAGCACATGTTCCTCAATGGACAAACCCTGAGTATCCTCGCCCTGGGCATTGCAGCCTTTGGCATCGCCACCGCATCCGGTGTCCTGATGGCCAAGTTGATGAACCTGTTCAGCAAAAATAAGATCAACCCGCTGATTGGCTCGGCAGGTGTCTCGGCTGTCCCCATGGCAGCGCGCGTCTCGCACGCTGAAGGGCAGAAGGCGGACTCCTCGAACTACCTCCTCATGCATGCCATGGGCCCCAACGTCGCTGGTGTCATCGGTAGTGCCCTGGCGGCAGGTTACTTCCTTGCCATGTTTGGAAACTAA
- a CDS encoding methylmalonyl-CoA mutase small subunit: MSTEPQTDGLLAEFPPHTYDQWHEAAEALLKGAPFEKLLVSKTYEDITIQPIYRREDIADLEHRKDMPGAGTLVRGSRPGGFLKAGWEVSQELCKCKPEKVNALIHQGLNGGQTELNIVLSDVTANGYDKDQTEKKVRGLDLENLEDMEVALDGVALDSISTFWRSGAGSVSVAALFFAAAKKQGIALKDLRGCFDIDPLAELGLHGHLRQNLKTRLDHMAALTKFAIKHAPQMQTICVQGNLYHDSGASATQELAYIIATAVCYIEKMKKRGIEPADLLPHMRVSLSVGSDYFMEIAKIRATRWLWSKMAEAYGVEDASVYIHARTSLWNKTCYDAHTNMLRVTSEAFAAVVAGVDGMHIGPYNEVAGKTDEFSRRIARNIHIILREECGLDQVIDPAGGSNYIEWLTDQIAGKSWEIFQGIDQAGGIISMLEDGSIQKQIEVTYQQKRQNVRRRKDSIVGANMYPDLKGGRLTTSDKSKGHCGADKPNKRIDVPALAAITPSTEAEMVEQAIAAAEQGATVGQIGEATGVHEGRTFNIHLVPQRRAAEEYEALRDASAAYEEKTGSPPVILQLNMGPSRRYRLRADWTASFFEAGGFKVDGATDFEDTESAVAALQASPATIAVITSDDASYDECVAPLAKAVKAAKPGVTLLVAGAPGDNEAAWREAGVDDFVNVRVNNYEMNQQLLKGAGVIS, from the coding sequence ATGAGCACCGAACCACAAACCGATGGCTTGCTTGCAGAGTTTCCACCTCATACCTACGACCAGTGGCATGAGGCTGCGGAAGCCCTCCTGAAGGGAGCACCCTTTGAAAAACTCCTTGTTAGCAAAACCTACGAGGATATCACCATCCAGCCGATCTATCGCCGCGAGGATATCGCCGATCTCGAACACCGGAAGGATATGCCCGGCGCTGGAACCCTGGTCAGGGGAAGCCGGCCCGGTGGATTTCTCAAAGCCGGATGGGAAGTGTCCCAGGAGCTTTGCAAGTGCAAACCTGAAAAGGTAAACGCCCTCATCCACCAAGGTTTGAACGGTGGCCAGACGGAACTCAACATCGTTCTCAGTGATGTCACCGCGAATGGTTACGACAAGGATCAGACGGAGAAAAAAGTCCGCGGTCTTGACCTGGAGAATCTTGAGGACATGGAAGTCGCCCTCGATGGGGTGGCACTCGATTCCATCTCCACCTTCTGGCGATCGGGCGCCGGCTCAGTTTCTGTAGCGGCTCTCTTTTTTGCCGCCGCCAAGAAACAAGGCATCGCGCTCAAGGACTTGCGCGGATGCTTCGATATCGATCCGCTCGCCGAGCTGGGGCTGCACGGTCACCTTCGGCAAAACCTGAAAACACGCCTCGACCACATGGCGGCACTCACCAAGTTCGCCATCAAACATGCTCCGCAGATGCAGACGATTTGCGTGCAGGGAAATCTTTACCACGACAGTGGAGCCAGTGCCACCCAGGAGCTCGCCTACATCATTGCCACCGCCGTTTGCTACATCGAGAAGATGAAAAAACGCGGTATCGAACCCGCTGACCTGCTGCCCCACATGCGCGTCAGCCTTTCCGTGGGCTCCGATTACTTCATGGAGATCGCCAAGATCCGTGCCACCCGCTGGCTCTGGAGTAAAATGGCCGAGGCTTACGGCGTGGAGGATGCCAGCGTCTACATCCACGCCCGCACCTCGCTCTGGAACAAAACCTGTTACGATGCCCACACCAACATGCTGCGTGTCACCTCGGAGGCCTTCGCCGCCGTCGTCGCCGGTGTCGATGGTATGCACATCGGCCCGTATAACGAGGTCGCTGGCAAAACCGATGAGTTCTCGCGCCGCATCGCGCGCAACATCCACATCATCCTGCGCGAGGAATGTGGTCTCGACCAGGTCATCGACCCCGCAGGCGGCTCGAACTACATCGAGTGGCTCACCGACCAGATTGCCGGTAAATCCTGGGAGATTTTCCAGGGGATTGACCAAGCTGGCGGCATCATATCGATGTTGGAGGACGGCTCGATCCAAAAACAAATCGAGGTTACCTATCAGCAGAAACGCCAGAACGTCCGTCGCCGTAAAGACAGCATCGTAGGTGCTAACATGTATCCCGATCTCAAGGGAGGCAGGCTCACTACCTCTGACAAATCCAAGGGCCATTGTGGCGCTGACAAGCCTAACAAACGCATCGATGTCCCCGCTCTCGCCGCCATCACACCCTCCACAGAGGCCGAAATGGTCGAGCAAGCCATCGCCGCCGCTGAGCAGGGGGCGACCGTTGGCCAGATCGGCGAAGCCACCGGGGTCCACGAAGGACGCACCTTTAACATCCACCTGGTTCCGCAGCGCCGAGCTGCGGAGGAATACGAAGCCCTGCGCGATGCCTCCGCCGCCTACGAGGAAAAAACCGGCTCACCACCGGTGATCCTTCAGCTCAACATGGGGCCGTCCCGCCGCTACCGCCTGCGGGCCGACTGGACAGCCTCCTTCTTCGAGGCCGGCGGCTTCAAGGTCGACGGTGCCACCGACTTCGAGGATACCGAGTCCGCCGTTGCCGCCCTGCAAGCATCACCGGCAACCATCGCCGTGATCACCTCGGACGATGCCAGTTACGATGAATGTGTCGCCCCACTCGCCAAAGCCGTCAAGGCTGCCAAGCCTGGTGTCACTCTGTTAGTCGCCGGAGCACCCGGTGATAACGAAGCCGCCTGGCGTGAGGCTGGTGTCGATGACTTCGTTAACGTCCGCGTCAATAACTACGAAATGAACCAACAACTTTTGAAAGGAGCAGGAGTAATCTCATGA
- a CDS encoding OadG family protein yields the protein MMSLASSILASAAAESTSVSEAAPYLAGFLVVLVTLAALMGVCMAVSKILQALTPAPAAPAPVAKSAAPIAPVADDTVPPEVVAVIAAAVSTTLGGKPRILSIRPKNSSWSQAGRQQIQTSHNIR from the coding sequence ATGATGAGTCTAGCTTCATCCATCCTCGCATCCGCCGCCGCAGAAAGTACCAGCGTATCAGAGGCGGCTCCCTACCTTGCGGGCTTCCTGGTGGTGCTCGTCACCCTGGCCGCTCTGATGGGTGTCTGTATGGCGGTGAGCAAAATCCTGCAGGCGCTGACCCCCGCACCGGCCGCCCCCGCCCCCGTCGCCAAATCGGCCGCCCCCATCGCACCCGTCGCCGATGATACGGTTCCGCCAGAAGTGGTCGCAGTGATCGCGGCAGCTGTGTCGACCACACTGGGCGGTAAGCCAAGGATTTTGTCCATCCGGCCTAAAAACTCCTCCTGGAGCCAGGCGGGTCGTCAGCAAATCCAGACATCTCACAATATCCGATAA
- a CDS encoding succinate CoA transferase, which yields MSYPFPTLTADEAAELIQHDQNVGFSGFTPAGAAKAVPTALARKAIREHDAGRDFKIGVLTGASTGASLDGELAKAKAVKFRTPYQSNPDMRKSINDGETRFFDMHLSQIQQNVRYGFLGNIDFAVVEAADVAADGKVLLTSSVGATPTYLNKADKVIIELNSYHPKQLLGFHDIYEPRDPPFRRPIPICNAEDRIGSQRVWVDPKKIVGVVETNLADEIGGFTPTSDITQKIGENVAEFLAAEMAAGRVPKSFLPIQSGVGNVANAVLGAMGAHPDIPVFQLYTEVIQDSVIAGMKEGTIGFASGSSLTVSPEVLLEIYASLEDFQGKLLLRPQEISNNPEIARRLGIISINTALETDIFGNVNSTHVLGQKMMNGIGGSGDFTRNAYISIFTCPSTAKGGAISAIVPLCSHMDHSEHSVQVLITEHGVADLRGKNPEERAHLIINNCAAPEYQGLLNQYYNSAKSGHTHQSLDSAFAFHKAFIETGNMQDAKL from the coding sequence ATGAGCTATCCATTCCCAACACTCACTGCAGATGAAGCAGCCGAACTCATTCAACACGATCAAAATGTTGGCTTCAGCGGATTTACCCCCGCTGGTGCCGCCAAAGCGGTTCCTACCGCCCTCGCACGCAAAGCGATCCGCGAACACGACGCAGGCCGCGACTTCAAAATAGGTGTGTTGACCGGTGCCTCCACCGGTGCCTCCCTCGACGGGGAGCTTGCCAAAGCCAAGGCCGTCAAGTTCCGCACTCCCTATCAATCCAACCCGGATATGCGGAAAAGCATCAACGATGGAGAGACCCGCTTCTTCGATATGCACCTGTCGCAAATCCAACAGAATGTTCGCTACGGGTTTCTTGGAAACATCGACTTCGCCGTGGTGGAGGCCGCCGATGTTGCGGCCGACGGGAAAGTCCTGCTGACCTCCAGCGTCGGCGCCACACCGACCTACCTGAATAAAGCCGACAAGGTGATCATCGAACTCAATAGCTACCACCCCAAACAGCTGCTCGGTTTCCATGATATCTACGAACCCCGTGACCCTCCTTTCCGGCGCCCCATCCCCATTTGCAACGCGGAAGACCGCATCGGGAGCCAGCGGGTATGGGTGGACCCTAAAAAAATCGTCGGCGTCGTCGAAACCAACCTGGCTGATGAAATTGGAGGCTTCACCCCGACCTCGGACATCACCCAGAAAATCGGTGAAAATGTCGCGGAATTCCTAGCTGCTGAGATGGCCGCTGGTCGCGTGCCCAAGTCCTTCCTGCCCATCCAGTCCGGTGTCGGCAACGTCGCCAACGCCGTCCTGGGCGCCATGGGCGCCCACCCGGATATCCCGGTTTTCCAGCTCTACACCGAGGTGATTCAGGACTCCGTTATCGCGGGGATGAAAGAAGGGACCATCGGATTCGCCTCCGGCTCGTCACTGACCGTTTCCCCCGAGGTGTTGCTGGAGATCTATGCAAGCCTTGAGGATTTCCAGGGCAAGCTCTTGCTTCGACCCCAGGAGATTTCCAACAATCCGGAGATTGCCCGTCGCCTGGGCATCATTTCCATCAACACCGCGCTCGAAACCGACATCTTCGGCAACGTCAACAGCACCCACGTGCTGGGACAGAAAATGATGAACGGCATCGGTGGCTCCGGCGACTTTACCCGCAACGCCTACATCTCCATCTTCACCTGCCCGTCCACAGCCAAAGGTGGCGCCATCTCGGCGATTGTCCCCCTTTGTTCGCACATGGATCACAGCGAGCATTCTGTGCAGGTCCTCATTACCGAGCATGGAGTTGCAGACCTTCGTGGCAAAAACCCTGAAGAGCGCGCCCACCTCATCATCAACAATTGTGCGGCTCCCGAATACCAGGGCCTGCTCAACCAGTATTACAACAGTGCCAAATCCGGCCATACCCACCAGTCGCTCGATTCCGCCTTTGCCTTCCACAAGGCATTTATCGAAACCGGCAACATGCAGGACGCGAAGTTGTAG